A single genomic interval of Lathyrus oleraceus cultivar Zhongwan6 chromosome 7, CAAS_Psat_ZW6_1.0, whole genome shotgun sequence harbors:
- the LOC127103482 gene encoding 3-phosphoinositide-dependent protein kinase 1-like, which produces MLEMEKDFDSKVKIQRTSSSSNGAGIVQRSKSFVFRATQENYTIQDFELGKIYGVGSYSKVVRAKKKDTGVVYALKIMDKKKIITKENKTAYVKLERIVLDQLDHPGIVRLYFTFQDSFSLYMALESCEGGELFDQITRKGRLTEEEARFYAAEVVDALEYIHGLGVIHCDIKPENLLLTAEGHINIADFGSVKPMQDSQITVLPNAASDDKACTFVGTAAYVPPEVLNSSPATFGNDLWALGCTLYQMLSGTSPFKDASEWLIFQRIIAREIRFPDYFSDEARDLIDRLLDLDPSRRPGAGPDGYAILKIHPFFKAVAWDNLRAQTPQKLALEPGTQSPAADDVQESSWSPSHIGDGSAASARQPDGTAPSLEGTGSITRLPSIDSFDSKWQQFLDPGESVLMISMVKKLQKLQAGGVSSFLH; this is translated from the coding sequence ATGTTGGAAATGGAGAAGGATTTTGATTCCAAGGTCAAGATTCAACGGACTTCTTCCTCTTCCAATGGTGCTGGTATTGTTCAGAGATCCAAAAGCTTTGTTTTTAGGGCAACTCAGGAGAATTACACCATTCAGGACTTTGAATTGGGCAAGATCTATGGCGTTGGCTCTTATTCTAAGGTTGTGAGGGCAAAGAAGAAAGACACAGGAGTTGTATATGCATTGAAGATCATGgacaaaaaaaaaattattaccaAAGAGAACAAAACTGCATATGTGAAGTTGGAACGCATAGTGCTAGATCAATTGGATCATCCTGGCATTGTGCGGCTATATTTCACATTTCAAGACTCATTTTCTCTGTACATGGCACTTGAATCCTGTGAAGGTGGAGAACTTTTTGATCAAATTACCAGGAAAGGCCGTCTAACTGAGGAGGAggcacgattctatgcagctgaAGTTGTTGATGCTCTTGAATACATACATGGTTTGGGAGTGATACATTGTGATATTAAGCCAGAGAACTTATTACTCACAGCTGAAGGACATATTAACATAGCTGATTTTGGGAGTGTGAAGCCTATGCAAGATAGCCAAATTACCGTCCTTCCAAATGCAGCATCAGATGACAAAGCCTGCACATTTGTGGGAACAGCTGCTTATGTCCCTCCAGAAGTTCTTAATTCTTCTCCTGCAACTTTCGGAAATGACCTCTGGGCACTTGGCTGCACATtatatcaaatgctttctggaaCTTCTCCTTTTAAAGATGCAAGTGAATGGCTTATTTTCCAAAGAATTATAGCAAGAGAAATTcgatttccagattacttttcagACGAAGCAAGAGACCTTATTGACCGGCTATTGGATTTAGACCCGAGCAGGAGACCAGGCGCAGGACCTGATGGTTATGCTATTTTGAAAATACATCCCTTTTTCAAGGCAGTTGCCTGGGATAACTTAAGGGCACAAACTCCTCAAAAACTTGCTCTGGAACCCGGGACTCAATCGCCCGCTGCCGATGATGTTCAGGAGTCATCATGGAGTCCTTCTCACATTGGCGATGGTTCTGCAGCTTCTGCTAGACAGCCTGATGGCACTGCACCGTCTTTAGAGGGAACTGGTTCAATAACCAGGCTACCTTCAATTGATTCCTTTGATTCAAAATGGCAACAATTTTTGGATCCCGGGGAATCTGTCCTTATGATCTCCATGGTGAAGAAATTACAAAAATTACAAGCAGGAGGTGTCAGCTCTTTTCTACATTAG